From Bacillus basilensis, a single genomic window includes:
- the yfmF gene encoding EF-P 5-aminopentanol modification-associated protein YfmF — protein sequence MKLMEQQLHELGGLRVHIISTDKYKTNTFVFRFKAPLNEETVTERALLPYVLQSATEKLPSVIRLRQYLEELYGSSLAVDVSKKGEDHVISIYVDIANEVYLHDAPPLFEKALSMLSDIVLHPATEGNSFLSSIVESEKRALLQRIEATYDDKMRYANERLIEEMCKVEPYRLSANGKKESVASITNESLYQYYQKVLAEDEMDLYIIGDISENAVDLVSKYFSISARPARERNVLLHKRNNEEKEVVEKQELKQSKLHIGYRTFITYKDEDYFALQLFNGLFGGFSHSKLFVNVREKNSLAYYAASRFESHKGLLFVMSGIEAKNYEKAVEIIKEQMLAMQNGDFSEEEMHQTKSVIQNQILEAIDTPRGFVEMLYHGIISDRTRPVEEWLTGIESVTKEEIVKVAKNIELDTIYFLHGTEGE from the coding sequence ATGAAACTGATGGAACAACAGTTACATGAGTTAGGTGGTTTACGAGTACATATTATTTCAACTGATAAATATAAAACAAATACATTTGTATTTCGTTTTAAAGCACCTTTAAATGAGGAGACGGTGACAGAGCGTGCCCTATTGCCATACGTATTGCAAAGTGCGACAGAAAAGCTTCCTTCTGTAATTCGTCTTCGTCAATATTTAGAAGAATTATACGGATCTTCTTTGGCAGTAGATGTAAGTAAAAAGGGAGAAGACCATGTCATCTCTATTTATGTAGACATTGCAAATGAAGTATATTTACATGATGCACCACCGTTATTTGAAAAAGCGCTTTCTATGTTATCGGATATCGTTTTACATCCAGCAACAGAGGGGAACAGTTTTTTATCTTCTATTGTAGAAAGTGAAAAGAGAGCGCTCTTGCAACGAATTGAAGCGACTTATGATGATAAAATGCGTTATGCAAACGAGCGTTTAATTGAAGAAATGTGCAAAGTAGAACCGTATCGTTTAAGCGCAAATGGGAAAAAAGAGAGTGTTGCATCTATTACAAATGAAAGTTTGTATCAATATTATCAAAAAGTGTTAGCGGAAGACGAAATGGATCTATACATTATTGGTGATATTTCAGAAAATGCAGTTGATCTTGTAAGTAAGTATTTTTCAATTTCAGCGCGTCCTGCGAGAGAAAGAAATGTACTTCTTCATAAGAGAAATAATGAAGAAAAAGAAGTTGTGGAAAAACAAGAATTAAAACAAAGTAAATTACACATCGGTTATCGTACATTTATTACGTATAAAGACGAAGATTATTTTGCGCTGCAATTGTTCAATGGATTGTTTGGAGGATTTTCTCATTCGAAGTTATTCGTTAATGTTCGTGAAAAAAATAGTTTAGCGTACTATGCAGCATCCCGCTTTGAAAGTCATAAAGGCTTATTATTTGTCATGTCAGGGATTGAAGCGAAAAATTATGAAAAAGCGGTTGAGATTATTAAAGAGCAAATGCTTGCAATGCAAAATGGTGATTTTTCTGAAGAAGAGATGCATCAAACGAAAAGTGTCATTCAAAATCAAATATTAGAAGCAATTGATACACCACGTGGATTTGTGGAAATGCTGTATCATGGTATTATTTCAGACCGTACGCGTCCGGTTGAAGAATGGCTTACAGGCATTGAAAGTGTGACGAAAGAAGAGATTGTGAAAGTTGCTAAAAATATTGAACTAGATACAATTTACTTTTTACACGGAACGGAGGGAGAATAA
- a CDS encoding DNA translocase FtsK, translated as MAKQKQRGTKAKARRTIKPTLYYEIVGLTLFALSIITILQLGVVGKSFVLFFRFFFGEWYIIGVLGVIALSVSFVIKRGWPNLLNKRLIGFYLIVLAILMFSHITLFNLLTKDGAVQNTSVIVSTKDNFFLEMKKGPDSVHLGGGMFGALMFATCYFLFDEVGAYIIGIILVILGILCITNKHIGEVLAPVGRILRSQFQVMQGDYKDWRAKRTAEQTEKKKTTRSTRSKRAAEQEEIIEPMEEISIDPPIISNFTENYPVNEEEDKRIEVEQEELITSPSIEEAPPIEEPKKKRGEKIVESLEGETQAPPMQFSNVENKDYKLPALDILKFPKNKQVTNENAEIYENARKLERTFQSFGVKAKVTKVHRGPAVTKYEVYPDMGVKVSKIVSLSDDLALALAAKDIRIEAPIPGKSAVGIEVPNSEVSMVTLREVLDSKANNHPEEKLLIGLGRDITGEAVLARLNKMPHLLVAGATGSGKSVCINGIIVSILMRAKPHEVKLMMIDPKMVELNVYNGVPHLLTPVVTDPKKASQALKKVVSEMERRYELFAHSGTRNIEGYNDYIKEHNSQSEAKQPELPYIVVIVDELADLMMVASSDVEDAIMRLAQMARAAGIHLIIATQRPSVDVITGVIKANIPSRIAFAVSSQTDSRTILDGGGAEKLLGRGDMLFIPIGASKPVRVQGAFLSDDEVERVVEYVIGQQKAQYQEDMIPQDVPDTKQEVEDDLYDEAVQLVVEMQTASVSMLQRRFRVGYTRAARLIDAMEMNGVVGPYEGSKPREVLINDVQEKSS; from the coding sequence ATGGCAAAACAAAAGCAAAGAGGGACGAAGGCAAAGGCAAGACGTACGATAAAGCCAACTTTGTATTATGAAATCGTCGGTTTAACTCTTTTTGCACTTTCAATCATTACGATTTTACAGCTAGGTGTTGTAGGGAAATCGTTTGTGTTATTTTTTCGCTTCTTCTTTGGTGAGTGGTACATAATTGGTGTGTTAGGTGTAATAGCTTTATCCGTTTCGTTCGTTATAAAACGTGGATGGCCGAATCTATTAAATAAACGGTTAATCGGTTTTTATTTAATAGTATTGGCGATATTAATGTTTAGCCATATTACATTATTTAACCTTCTTACGAAAGACGGGGCAGTGCAAAATACTTCTGTTATTGTGAGTACGAAAGATAATTTCTTTCTTGAAATGAAAAAAGGACCAGATAGTGTTCATTTAGGTGGTGGCATGTTTGGTGCGCTTATGTTTGCTACATGTTACTTCTTATTTGACGAAGTAGGAGCTTATATCATTGGTATTATTTTAGTTATTCTCGGTATACTTTGTATAACAAATAAGCATATTGGAGAAGTGTTAGCTCCAGTTGGTAGAATTCTTAGAAGTCAATTTCAAGTGATGCAAGGGGATTATAAAGATTGGAGAGCCAAAAGAACGGCTGAACAAACAGAAAAGAAAAAAACAACAAGAAGCACAAGGAGCAAACGTGCTGCAGAACAAGAAGAAATTATTGAGCCGATGGAAGAAATCTCAATTGATCCTCCAATTATTTCAAATTTCACTGAGAATTATCCTGTAAATGAAGAAGAGGATAAACGAATTGAAGTAGAGCAAGAAGAGTTAATCACTTCACCGTCTATCGAAGAGGCTCCGCCAATTGAAGAGCCGAAGAAAAAGCGTGGAGAAAAAATCGTTGAATCGCTAGAGGGGGAAACACAAGCGCCTCCTATGCAATTTTCAAATGTAGAAAATAAAGATTACAAGCTTCCTGCACTTGATATATTGAAATTTCCAAAGAATAAACAAGTTACAAATGAAAATGCGGAAATTTATGAGAACGCTCGTAAATTAGAACGTACATTCCAAAGTTTTGGTGTGAAAGCGAAAGTAACAAAAGTACATAGAGGTCCTGCAGTTACGAAGTATGAGGTGTACCCTGATATGGGGGTAAAAGTAAGTAAAATTGTCAGTTTAAGTGATGATTTAGCGCTTGCTTTAGCTGCAAAGGACATTCGTATTGAAGCTCCAATTCCCGGGAAATCAGCTGTAGGGATTGAAGTTCCGAACTCAGAAGTTTCTATGGTAACACTAAGGGAAGTTCTTGATTCTAAGGCTAATAATCATCCGGAAGAGAAGTTGTTAATTGGTCTTGGACGAGATATTACAGGTGAAGCTGTATTAGCTCGATTAAATAAAATGCCCCATTTGCTTGTAGCTGGTGCGACAGGTAGTGGGAAGAGTGTATGTATTAACGGTATTATTGTTAGTATTTTAATGCGTGCAAAACCACATGAAGTAAAATTAATGATGATTGATCCGAAAATGGTAGAGTTAAATGTATATAACGGTGTACCTCATTTGTTAACGCCAGTTGTAACTGATCCGAAAAAAGCATCACAAGCATTGAAAAAAGTTGTGAGTGAGATGGAACGTCGTTATGAACTATTTGCTCATAGTGGTACACGTAATATTGAAGGGTATAATGACTATATTAAAGAACATAATAGTCAATCAGAAGCGAAACAACCGGAATTACCGTATATTGTAGTAATTGTAGATGAGTTAGCAGATTTAATGATGGTTGCTTCGTCTGATGTAGAGGATGCGATTATGCGTCTAGCGCAAATGGCTCGTGCTGCTGGTATTCATTTAATTATTGCAACGCAGCGTCCATCAGTTGATGTTATTACGGGAGTTATTAAAGCGAATATTCCATCACGTATTGCATTCGCTGTATCTTCTCAAACAGATTCTCGTACAATTCTTGACGGCGGTGGTGCAGAGAAGCTACTAGGTCGTGGAGATATGCTGTTTATACCAATTGGTGCATCGAAGCCTGTACGTGTACAAGGTGCGTTTTTATCAGATGATGAAGTTGAGAGAGTTGTAGAATATGTTATTGGCCAGCAAAAAGCGCAATATCAAGAAGATATGATTCCGCAAGATGTTCCTGATACAAAGCAGGAAGTAGAAGATGATTTATATGATGAAGCAGTTCAGCTCGTAGTGGAAATGCAAACAGCATCTGTTTCTATGTTGCAACGTAGGTTTAGAGTTGGTTATACGCGGGCTGCCCGTTTAATTGATGCAATGGAAATGAATGGTGTAGTAGGTCCGTATGAAGGTAGTAAACCACGAGAAGTGCTCATTAATGATGTACAAGAAAAAAGTTCATAA
- a CDS encoding BMP family protein — MKKKTGLLLSLTLAASTVLGACGNSDKASSDKKEDKEFKVGMVTDVGGVDDKSFNQSSWEGLKKFGKDNGLKEKTNYRYLQSEKEADYIPNLKKFSKDKYDLSFGIGYKLEGAIKEVAKESPKQQFAIVDTVVDAPNVTSITFKDHEGSFLVGAVAAMSTKSNKVGFVGGMKSDLISKFENGFKAGAKAVNPNIEIVSEYAEAFDKPEKGTVLASAMYGQGVDVIYHAAGGTGNGVFTEAKNRKKKGENVWVIGVDRDQHQEGMPENVTLTSMIKRVDVAVEKVAKEAKDGNLKGGKIEEFGLKDDGIGISKTTDNVKKVNPEILTKVEELEKKITAGEIKVPATDKEYKEYEASLKK; from the coding sequence ATGAAGAAAAAAACAGGTCTTTTATTATCATTAACATTAGCAGCAAGCACGGTGTTAGGTGCATGTGGTAACTCGGATAAGGCGAGCAGTGACAAGAAAGAAGATAAAGAGTTTAAGGTTGGTATGGTTACAGATGTTGGGGGCGTTGATGACAAATCATTCAACCAATCTTCTTGGGAAGGATTAAAAAAGTTTGGTAAAGATAATGGATTAAAAGAAAAGACAAATTATCGTTACCTACAGTCTGAAAAAGAAGCAGATTATATTCCAAACTTAAAGAAATTTTCAAAAGATAAGTATGATTTATCTTTCGGAATTGGTTATAAATTAGAAGGTGCAATTAAAGAAGTTGCAAAAGAATCTCCAAAACAACAATTCGCAATCGTTGATACGGTTGTAGATGCACCGAACGTAACGAGTATTACATTTAAAGATCATGAAGGATCATTCCTTGTAGGTGCGGTAGCAGCTATGTCAACAAAATCAAATAAAGTAGGATTTGTTGGTGGGATGAAAAGTGATTTAATTAGTAAATTTGAAAATGGATTTAAAGCTGGTGCAAAGGCAGTAAATCCAAACATTGAAATCGTATCTGAATATGCAGAAGCATTCGATAAGCCTGAAAAAGGTACAGTTCTTGCTTCAGCAATGTATGGTCAAGGCGTAGACGTAATTTATCATGCTGCTGGTGGTACAGGTAACGGTGTGTTCACAGAAGCGAAAAACCGTAAGAAAAAAGGTGAAAATGTTTGGGTGATCGGTGTTGACCGTGACCAACATCAAGAAGGTATGCCTGAAAATGTAACATTAACTTCAATGATTAAACGTGTTGATGTAGCTGTAGAAAAAGTAGCTAAAGAAGCAAAAGATGGGAATTTAAAAGGTGGGAAAATTGAAGAGTTTGGCTTAAAAGATGACGGTATTGGTATTTCAAAAACAACTGATAACGTGAAAAAAGTTAACCCTGAAATTTTAACAAAAGTAGAAGAGCTTGAAAAGAAAATTACAGCCGGTGAAATTAAAGTACCAGCTACAGATAAAGAGTATAAAGAATACGAAGCTTCTCTAAAAAAATAA
- a CDS encoding ABC transporter ATP-binding protein has translation MEYVIEMNNITKVFPGIVANDDITLQVKQGEIHALLGENGAGKSTLMNVLFGLYQPEQGEIKIKGKPVNITNPNVANDLGIGMVHQHFMLVHNFTVTENIILGNEPKKKGKIAVDEAAKEIQELSEQYGLAVDPYAKIQDISVGMQQRVEILKTLYRGAEILIFDEPTAVLTPQEIHELIQIMKKLVQEGKSIVLITHKLKEIMEVCDRCTIIRKGKGIGTVDVANTNENKLAELMVGRQVNFKTEKIDAKPKEEVLSIANLVVHDARQLPAVKGLDLTVRAGEIVGIAGIDGNGQSELIEAITGLRKVESGSIAIKGKEITNWPVRRITEEGIGHIPEDRHKHGLVLDFSVRDNIVLQTYYKNPFSKKGILNFSKITEKAKALIEQFDVRTPSEQTLARALSGGNQQKAIIAREVDRDPDLLIAAQPTRGLDVGAIEFIHKRLIEQRDKGKGVLLLSLELDEILNVSDRIAVIYEGKIVAIVDAKETNEQQLGLLMAGGTKKEQVGTNG, from the coding sequence ATGGAATACGTAATTGAGATGAATAACATTACGAAAGTATTCCCAGGCATTGTAGCGAATGATGACATTACGCTGCAAGTAAAGCAAGGAGAAATACATGCTTTACTTGGAGAAAATGGTGCAGGGAAATCCACATTGATGAATGTACTATTTGGTTTGTACCAACCAGAACAAGGTGAAATTAAAATTAAAGGAAAGCCTGTAAACATTACCAATCCGAATGTGGCAAATGACCTTGGTATTGGAATGGTTCATCAGCACTTTATGCTTGTTCATAATTTTACAGTTACAGAGAATATTATTCTCGGAAATGAGCCGAAGAAAAAAGGGAAAATTGCTGTTGACGAAGCTGCTAAAGAAATTCAGGAATTGTCTGAACAATACGGTTTAGCTGTAGATCCATATGCGAAAATACAGGATATTTCAGTTGGTATGCAACAGCGTGTTGAGATTTTGAAAACTCTTTACCGCGGTGCAGAAATTTTAATATTTGATGAACCGACAGCTGTGTTAACACCACAAGAAATTCATGAGCTAATTCAAATTATGAAAAAGCTTGTACAAGAAGGAAAATCTATTGTTCTTATTACACATAAGTTGAAAGAAATTATGGAAGTTTGCGATCGTTGTACGATTATTCGTAAAGGAAAAGGGATTGGAACGGTTGACGTTGCAAATACGAATGAAAATAAACTTGCAGAATTAATGGTCGGACGTCAAGTGAATTTTAAAACAGAAAAAATAGACGCGAAGCCAAAAGAAGAGGTACTTTCAATTGCAAACCTTGTTGTTCACGATGCACGTCAACTACCTGCTGTAAAAGGCCTTGACTTAACTGTTCGTGCGGGGGAAATTGTTGGGATTGCAGGGATTGATGGAAACGGACAAAGTGAATTAATAGAAGCGATTACTGGTTTACGAAAAGTTGAGTCAGGTTCTATTGCAATTAAAGGAAAAGAAATAACAAATTGGCCTGTTAGAAGAATAACAGAAGAAGGAATTGGTCATATTCCAGAAGATCGTCATAAACACGGTCTCGTTCTTGACTTTTCTGTTAGAGATAATATAGTGCTGCAAACGTACTATAAAAATCCGTTTTCAAAGAAAGGGATTTTAAATTTCAGTAAAATTACAGAAAAAGCAAAGGCGCTTATTGAACAGTTTGATGTACGTACACCTAGTGAGCAAACGTTAGCACGCGCTTTATCTGGGGGGAATCAACAAAAAGCAATTATTGCACGTGAAGTGGACCGTGATCCGGACTTGTTAATTGCGGCACAGCCAACACGCGGTTTAGATGTAGGAGCAATTGAATTTATTCATAAGAGATTAATAGAGCAAAGGGATAAAGGAAAAGGGGTATTACTTTTATCACTAGAGTTAGATGAAATCTTAAATGTTAGTGACCGAATTGCTGTTATTTATGAAGGGAAAATCGTAGCAATTGTTGATGCGAAAGAAACGAATGAACAACAGCTTGGGTTGTTAATGGCTGGAGGAACAAAGAAGGAGCAGGTGGGTACAAATGGCTAA
- a CDS encoding YlzJ-like family protein → MILYTIMPEQLVYPADYSQCESQKIVNINGVELMVSEEERGSYSIVRVLSTDPLHYLEFEPGQQITF, encoded by the coding sequence ATGATTTTATATACAATTATGCCAGAGCAACTCGTGTATCCAGCCGATTATTCACAATGTGAAAGTCAAAAAATCGTAAATATAAACGGTGTTGAATTAATGGTTTCTGAAGAAGAACGTGGGAGTTATTCGATTGTGCGGGTGTTAAGTACGGACCCGCTTCACTACTTAGAGTTTGAGCCTGGCCAGCAAATAACCTTTTAG
- the tepA gene encoding translocation-enhancing protein TepA, giving the protein MTERDRYTNEEKEAEPKEGGKEASLVEKIQQLGQTNVPQMNESRIHCLTIIGQVEGHVQLPPQNKTTKYEHIIPQIVAIEQNPKIEGLLLILNTVGGDVEAGLAISEMVASLSKPTVSLVLGGGHSIGVPIAVSTDYSFIAETATMTIHPIRLTGLVIGVPQTFEYLDKMQERVIRFVTKHSKVTEDRFKELMFAKGNLTRDIGTNVIGGDAVKYGLIDDVGGIGNAIRKLNELIDARGNDSAEGTMLQ; this is encoded by the coding sequence ATGACAGAACGTGATCGTTATACAAATGAAGAGAAAGAGGCTGAGCCGAAAGAAGGTGGGAAAGAAGCTTCATTAGTGGAAAAAATTCAACAGCTTGGACAAACGAATGTACCACAAATGAATGAATCGCGTATTCATTGTTTAACAATCATTGGACAGGTGGAAGGTCATGTTCAGTTGCCGCCGCAAAATAAAACAACAAAATATGAGCATATTATTCCGCAAATTGTTGCGATAGAACAAAATCCGAAAATTGAAGGATTGCTTTTAATATTAAACACGGTCGGAGGTGACGTTGAAGCAGGGCTAGCAATTTCTGAGATGGTCGCTTCGCTTTCAAAGCCAACGGTATCACTTGTTCTGGGTGGAGGGCATTCTATCGGGGTACCAATAGCCGTTTCTACGGACTATTCATTTATTGCAGAAACTGCGACGATGACAATTCATCCTATTCGTCTAACAGGTCTTGTTATAGGTGTACCGCAAACATTTGAGTATTTAGATAAAATGCAAGAAAGAGTCATTCGATTTGTGACGAAGCATTCGAAAGTGACGGAAGATCGTTTTAAAGAGCTTATGTTTGCGAAAGGGAATCTAACGCGAGATATTGGTACGAATGTAATTGGTGGAGATGCAGTGAAGTATGGTCTTATAGATGATGTCGGTGGTATTGGAAATGCGATTCGAAAATTAAACGAATTAATAGATGCTCGCGGGAATGATAGTGCAGAAGGGACAATGTTACAATGA
- a CDS encoding GntR family transcriptional regulator: MSVKSDSRHLYLRVIDHIKEKIKDGAYKERQKLPSEFDLAKELGVSRATLREALRILEEENVVIRRHGVGTFVNAKPLFSSGIEQLSSITDMISSVGKTPGTIFLSSSTTSLTEEEKEKFNSEEGFNAVMIERVRTADGEPVVYCIDKLAKEILPDLSGYNEESLLTVIHNNTHKRITYAVAHIEPIGYHPKISPILECEPETALLVLKQMHYDQNDEPILYSINYFRADKFSFHVLRKRM, from the coding sequence ATGTCAGTAAAATCCGATAGTCGTCACCTATATTTACGGGTGATTGATCACATCAAAGAAAAAATTAAAGATGGAGCTTACAAAGAAAGGCAGAAGCTACCATCAGAGTTTGATTTAGCGAAAGAACTTGGCGTAAGTAGAGCGACTTTAAGGGAAGCGCTGCGTATTTTAGAAGAAGAAAATGTTGTCATTCGTAGACATGGTGTAGGAACATTTGTAAATGCCAAGCCGTTATTTTCTTCTGGAATTGAACAACTTTCTAGTATTACAGATATGATTTCTAGTGTGGGGAAAACACCAGGAACTATCTTTTTATCATCATCTACAACAAGTTTAACAGAAGAAGAAAAAGAGAAGTTTAATAGTGAAGAGGGTTTTAATGCAGTGATGATTGAGCGTGTACGTACAGCAGATGGGGAACCTGTTGTATATTGTATCGATAAACTTGCAAAAGAAATATTGCCGGATTTATCGGGATACAATGAAGAATCATTACTAACGGTGATACATAATAACACGCATAAGCGCATAACATATGCGGTTGCTCATATTGAGCCAATTGGTTATCACCCGAAAATCTCACCGATTTTAGAATGTGAGCCAGAAACAGCACTGCTAGTATTAAAACAAATGCACTATGATCAAAATGATGAGCCAATCTTATATTCTATCAATTACTTTAGAGCTGACAAGTTTAGCTTCCACGTACTAAGAAAACGTATGTAG
- a CDS encoding ABC transporter permease — MAKKLLTERTINILVPVLSVIFGLLVGAIVMLVSGYDPIVGYSALWTGMFGSSSAIGETLRTMIPLILAGLSVAFAFRTGLFNIGVEGQLLVGWLAAVWFGYAVSLPAVLHIPLSILFAALVGGIWGFIPGYLKGKFQVNEVIVTIMMNYIALYVTYDIIKRFLHEGNDKTYDIKESASLSSDWLASITDGSRLHWGIIVAILVAILMWFLLDRTTLGYELKSVGFNQHASQYAGMKVSRNVVFSMTIAGAFAGIGGAMEGLGTFQSMTAMSSFTGVGFDGIAVALLGGNNPFGIILSALLFGGLKSASPQMNFEADVPSELINVIIACIIFFVACSYVLRWALTRMSKEGK; from the coding sequence ATGGCTAAAAAACTTTTAACAGAACGAACGATAAATATTTTAGTCCCAGTACTATCCGTTATTTTTGGCTTACTTGTCGGAGCAATTGTAATGCTAGTTAGTGGCTATGATCCAATTGTTGGTTATAGTGCACTTTGGACAGGAATGTTCGGCAGTTCAAGTGCAATTGGTGAAACGCTTCGTACAATGATACCGCTTATTCTTGCTGGCTTATCTGTGGCGTTTGCATTTCGTACAGGTTTATTTAATATCGGAGTAGAAGGTCAATTGTTAGTTGGTTGGCTTGCAGCGGTTTGGTTCGGTTATGCAGTTTCGCTACCAGCTGTTCTTCACATTCCATTATCTATTTTATTTGCAGCATTAGTGGGCGGAATATGGGGATTCATTCCTGGATATTTAAAAGGCAAGTTTCAAGTTAATGAGGTTATTGTAACAATTATGATGAACTATATCGCATTATATGTAACATATGACATCATTAAGCGCTTTTTACATGAGGGTAATGATAAAACATACGATATTAAAGAGAGTGCGTCATTATCTTCAGACTGGCTTGCTTCTATTACTGATGGTTCACGCCTTCACTGGGGAATTATTGTGGCTATTTTAGTAGCTATCTTAATGTGGTTCTTATTAGATCGAACAACTTTAGGTTATGAATTAAAGTCGGTAGGTTTTAATCAACATGCTTCTCAATATGCAGGTATGAAAGTTTCTCGTAATGTAGTATTCTCCATGACAATTGCTGGTGCATTTGCGGGAATTGGTGGCGCGATGGAAGGATTAGGAACATTCCAAAGTATGACAGCAATGTCTTCGTTTACAGGAGTAGGATTTGACGGGATTGCCGTAGCCTTACTTGGAGGGAACAATCCGTTTGGTATTATCCTTTCAGCTTTATTATTTGGTGGTTTAAAAAGTGCTTCCCCTCAAATGAACTTTGAGGCAGATGTACCATCAGAGCTTATTAACGTAATTATTGCATGTATCATCTTCTTTGTTGCATGTAGTTATGTGTTAAGATGGGCGCTTACACGCATGAGCAAGGAGGGGAAATAA
- a CDS encoding ABC transporter permease, translating to MSFLDILAILVTGTLYTSAPIIFTALGGVFSERSGVVNIGLEGLMLFGAFIGVVTNLLMGDTWGTMTPWIALLFAAIGSGLFALLHAVASITFRADQVVSGVAINFLSLGLTVFAIKKIFDKGQTDFIQYRIEKIDIPGLSDIPVLGKIFFSNVPITSYIAIILAFVVWYVIYKTPFGLRLRAVGEHPMAADTMGINVYKMRYIGVCISGVFAGIGGAIFAMSISNNFSGATITGQGFLALAAMIFGKWNPLGALGAALFFGFAQSLSVTGGTIPVLDQIPSVLLTILPYVFTILALVGFVGRSEAPKALGTPYEKGKR from the coding sequence ATGAGCTTTTTAGATATATTAGCCATTCTTGTGACGGGTACGTTATATACATCAGCACCTATAATTTTTACAGCACTAGGTGGTGTATTTAGTGAACGATCGGGTGTTGTAAATATAGGATTAGAAGGACTAATGCTATTTGGTGCATTTATTGGAGTTGTTACAAACTTATTAATGGGTGATACTTGGGGAACGATGACTCCTTGGATTGCATTATTATTTGCGGCAATTGGTAGTGGATTATTTGCATTACTTCATGCGGTAGCTTCTATTACATTCCGAGCGGATCAAGTTGTAAGTGGTGTAGCGATTAACTTCTTATCTCTTGGTTTAACAGTATTTGCAATTAAGAAGATTTTTGATAAAGGGCAAACTGACTTTATTCAGTATCGTATTGAAAAGATTGACATTCCAGGCCTTTCGGATATTCCGGTTTTAGGAAAAATATTCTTCTCAAACGTACCAATAACGTCGTATATTGCCATTATTTTAGCATTCGTTGTTTGGTATGTTATTTATAAAACACCGTTCGGTCTTCGATTGCGTGCTGTTGGTGAACACCCAATGGCAGCGGACACGATGGGGATTAACGTATATAAAATGCGCTATATCGGAGTTTGTATATCGGGAGTGTTTGCTGGAATTGGTGGAGCGATTTTTGCAATGTCAATTTCTAATAACTTCTCAGGGGCAACTATTACAGGACAAGGTTTCCTAGCTTTAGCTGCTATGATCTTTGGGAAGTGGAATCCACTAGGTGCATTAGGTGCAGCGCTATTCTTTGGTTTTGCGCAATCATTAAGTGTAACAGGTGGAACAATTCCTGTATTAGATCAAATTCCGAGTGTTTTATTAACAATATTACCGTATGTATTCACAATATTAGCACTTGTTGGTTTTGTAGGTCGTTCTGAAGCTCCGAAAGCATTAGGAACTCCTTATGAAAAAGGAAAACGATAA